The proteins below come from a single Halostagnicola larsenii XH-48 genomic window:
- a CDS encoding dipeptide ABC transporter ATP-binding protein, with translation MSPSLSVDDLHVRFRTGGDPVHAVNGASFEVASGEIVGLVGESGCGKSVTARSIVGLEEPGEIVGGNIRFDGTELTTADDRTLQHLRARELALVSQDPSTALNPVYTIGEQIAEALRVSRRPDAQSLLRELAVGASSRLRSRKTRTRVLELLETVGIPQPEERIDAYPHQLSGGMCQRVLLAVALAREPSVLIADEPTTGLDTTTQSAILDRLDALTDSTEMGILLISHDFGVVAERCDRVLVMYDGVVVERGSVDSVRSNPTHPYTKALLGSLPGRSEPGTRLPTLEGEPSDRSVPPAGCVFADRCPSATADCRKTNQPVVPVGDEHGVRCGVEEARDASLESMPTSAADPAAGDWRSDERSSADRRQTRTPAADGGALTQRTADGNEAPTAPPTGSEGWIDQPERLDRPAQPMQSDQPVIELEAVTKSFRRSDGLVDRLPWFGSDGQIRAVRGVSLELSAGETLGLVGESGCGKSTLARLITGLEEPTEGTVRLRGDAVGGVDTRTTDQLAEIGTGFQNPGASLNPKRTVGESVAEPLSEAGWADSRRDERVEELLSLVDLSPAFADRYPHRLSGGQRQRVAIARALALEPSVLVLDEPTAALDASTQATVLNLLADLQDELGLSYLFVSHDLDVVRTVADRVATMYLGRFVEVGPATSTLSDPAHPYTQALLDASPRRSAADDSDAVRLVGEPPSPKAPPEGCAFHPRCPAATEECANIDPSLEDAGASRSRCLYAPDWTDDEYEHEQRRQRTNHAETNDR, from the coding sequence GTGAGCCCGAGTCTCTCAGTCGACGACCTGCACGTCCGGTTCCGGACCGGGGGCGATCCGGTCCACGCCGTCAACGGCGCGTCGTTCGAGGTCGCGTCCGGCGAAATCGTCGGTCTCGTCGGCGAGAGTGGTTGCGGAAAGTCGGTCACGGCGCGATCGATCGTCGGCCTCGAGGAGCCCGGCGAAATCGTCGGTGGAAACATCCGATTCGACGGGACAGAGCTCACGACGGCCGACGACCGAACGCTGCAACACCTTCGGGCTCGAGAACTCGCGCTGGTCTCGCAGGACCCCTCGACGGCGCTCAATCCGGTCTACACGATCGGCGAGCAGATCGCCGAGGCGCTCCGCGTCAGCCGGCGACCGGACGCCCAGTCACTGCTCAGGGAACTCGCGGTCGGAGCGAGTTCGCGCCTCCGGTCTCGAAAGACGAGAACCAGGGTCCTCGAGTTGCTGGAGACGGTCGGCATCCCCCAGCCCGAAGAACGGATCGACGCCTACCCCCACCAGTTGAGCGGTGGGATGTGCCAACGAGTGCTGCTGGCCGTCGCGCTCGCCCGCGAGCCGTCGGTACTGATCGCCGACGAGCCGACGACGGGACTGGATACGACGACCCAGAGCGCGATTTTGGATCGCCTCGACGCGCTCACCGACTCTACCGAGATGGGTATTCTGTTGATCAGCCACGACTTCGGGGTCGTCGCGGAACGCTGCGATCGAGTCCTCGTCATGTACGACGGTGTCGTCGTCGAGCGAGGATCGGTCGATTCGGTTCGCTCGAATCCCACCCACCCCTACACGAAGGCGTTGCTGGGATCCCTCCCCGGCCGGTCCGAGCCCGGGACTCGACTCCCGACGCTCGAGGGAGAGCCATCTGACCGGTCCGTACCCCCCGCCGGCTGCGTCTTCGCCGACCGCTGTCCGTCCGCGACGGCGGACTGCCGGAAGACGAACCAACCCGTCGTCCCTGTAGGTGACGAACACGGCGTACGCTGTGGCGTTGAGGAGGCGCGTGACGCCTCGCTCGAGTCGATGCCGACGAGCGCAGCCGACCCGGCTGCAGGCGATTGGCGTTCGGATGAACGATCGTCCGCGGATCGTCGGCAGACACGAACCCCAGCTGCCGACGGCGGAGCGCTTACGCAACGGACGGCGGACGGAAACGAGGCCCCGACGGCCCCGCCAACCGGATCCGAGGGGTGGATCGACCAACCTGAACGGTTGGATCGACCAGCGCAACCGATGCAATCGGATCAGCCGGTGATCGAACTCGAGGCCGTGACCAAGTCGTTCCGACGTTCCGACGGACTCGTCGATCGGCTCCCCTGGTTCGGATCGGACGGGCAAATACGCGCCGTCAGGGGCGTTTCGCTCGAGCTATCGGCGGGCGAAACCCTCGGACTCGTCGGCGAGAGCGGCTGTGGAAAGTCGACGCTCGCGCGGCTCATCACGGGACTCGAGGAGCCGACCGAGGGCACCGTTCGGCTTCGCGGCGACGCCGTCGGCGGCGTCGACACACGGACGACCGACCAACTCGCCGAGATCGGTACCGGCTTCCAGAACCCGGGGGCGAGTCTCAACCCGAAGCGAACGGTCGGCGAGTCCGTCGCAGAGCCCCTATCCGAGGCGGGGTGGGCCGACTCGAGACGGGACGAGCGAGTCGAGGAGTTGCTTTCGCTCGTGGATCTGTCACCCGCGTTCGCCGATCGGTATCCACATCGACTGTCGGGCGGACAGCGCCAGCGCGTCGCGATCGCTCGCGCGCTCGCACTGGAGCCGTCGGTGCTCGTCCTCGACGAGCCCACGGCTGCTCTCGATGCGTCGACCCAGGCGACAGTTCTCAATCTCCTCGCTGACCTTCAGGATGAACTTGGACTCTCCTACCTGTTCGTCTCTCACGACCTCGATGTCGTGCGGACCGTCGCCGATCGCGTCGCGACGATGTACCTCGGCCGGTTCGTCGAGGTCGGCCCGGCGACCAGTACGCTGTCCGATCCGGCACATCCCTACACGCAGGCGCTACTGGACGCCAGTCCGCGTCGATCGGCCGCGGACGATTCGGACGCTGTTCGACTCGTCGGCGAGCCGCCGAGCCCGAAAGCACCGCCGGAGGGCTGTGCGTTCCATCCCCGCTGTCCGGCCGCGACCGAGGAGTGTGCCAATATCGATCCGAGCCTCGAGGATGCGGGAGCGTCGCGGTCCCGATGTCTGTACGCGCCCGATTGGACGGACGACGAATACGAGCACGAGCAGCGTCGCCAACGGACGAACCACGCGGAAACCAACGACCGATGA
- the nikC gene encoding nickel transporter permease — protein MSEHVAGRERLRLAATRVLETIRGLPRTRFGTALRTNGQVRLGGAIVCTLALVAIVGPVLAPYDPTAQALEARLQGPSLAHPLGTDALGRDVATRLVYGARVSLALAVGATGVRMVLGTAIGLVAAVNGGIVDTVLMRLVDVQLAFPGLVLALVIAGTLGPSLHNVVIALSVVGWATYARVVRGTVLAVKERPFVECARLYGTPKRRIARRHLLPSVVSPVVVLATLNLGTVVLAAAGLSFLGLGAQPPTAEWGTMIADGRQYLRSAPWLITVPGVAIALTVIGCNLLGDGLRDVLDPNHLEDGKRGRP, from the coding sequence ATGAGCGAACACGTCGCTGGTCGAGAGCGGTTACGTCTGGCCGCGACACGGGTCCTCGAAACGATTCGTGGACTCCCACGGACCCGTTTCGGGACGGCGCTTCGAACGAACGGACAGGTTCGCCTCGGCGGCGCAATTGTGTGCACGCTTGCCCTCGTCGCTATCGTCGGACCGGTGCTCGCCCCGTACGACCCGACGGCACAGGCGCTCGAGGCCCGTCTTCAGGGGCCGTCGCTCGCCCACCCGCTCGGGACCGACGCGCTCGGTCGCGACGTGGCGACCCGCCTCGTCTACGGAGCGCGCGTTTCGCTCGCTCTCGCGGTCGGCGCGACGGGGGTCCGGATGGTCCTCGGAACGGCTATCGGCCTCGTCGCGGCCGTCAACGGCGGAATCGTCGACACCGTCCTGATGCGGCTGGTCGACGTTCAACTGGCGTTTCCCGGACTCGTTCTGGCGCTCGTGATCGCGGGGACGCTCGGTCCAAGCCTGCACAACGTCGTGATCGCACTCTCGGTAGTCGGGTGGGCCACCTACGCTCGCGTCGTGCGCGGAACCGTCCTTGCCGTCAAAGAACGACCGTTCGTGGAGTGTGCTCGCCTCTACGGGACGCCCAAACGGCGGATCGCCAGACGCCACCTGCTACCGAGCGTCGTCAGTCCGGTCGTCGTTCTCGCGACGCTCAACCTCGGAACCGTCGTCCTCGCCGCCGCCGGCCTCTCCTTTCTCGGCCTCGGCGCGCAACCGCCTACGGCCGAATGGGGGACGATGATCGCCGACGGCCGGCAGTATCTCCGGTCCGCACCGTGGCTCATCACCGTGCCGGGCGTCGCGATCGCGCTCACCGTGATCGGCTGTAACCTGCTCGGGGACGGACTGCGAGACGTACTGGATCCGAATCACCTTGAGGATGGGAAACGGGGGCGACCCTGA
- the nikB gene encoding nickel ABC transporter permease has product MICALFRRIGSFAVVLAGVSLLTYSFVFLTPGDPASTILREQRQSPPSQAEIEAFRAEHGLNEPFLSQYISWLTDVLQGDLGTSYARSEPVASLLVEYFPNTLELALAAIAVSLLLAVPAGVASAVHRDTWIDRTSQVVALLGVSMPNFWVGYLLILVCSLWLGLTPVSGVGTLGHLVLPAITLGTGTAAVVTRLVRASMLEVLEAEYVDTARAKGLRERLVVYKHALRNALIPVVTIVGLQFGFVLNGAVIVEVVFQRPGLGTLLVDAVFARDFPVIQGVVLVTATAFVATNHLVDLAYLALDPRLGPTSSGGERR; this is encoded by the coding sequence ATGATATGCGCCCTCTTCCGTCGGATTGGATCGTTCGCGGTCGTGCTCGCTGGCGTCTCGCTTCTCACCTACAGCTTCGTGTTTCTCACGCCGGGCGATCCTGCGTCGACGATCCTCAGAGAGCAACGCCAGAGCCCGCCCTCGCAGGCCGAAATAGAGGCCTTCCGGGCCGAGCACGGTCTCAACGAGCCGTTTCTCTCTCAGTACATCTCGTGGCTTACGGACGTTCTTCAGGGCGACCTCGGCACCTCTTACGCCCGCTCGGAACCCGTCGCGTCGCTGCTGGTCGAGTACTTCCCTAACACGCTCGAGCTTGCCCTGGCAGCCATCGCCGTCTCGCTGTTGCTCGCCGTTCCGGCGGGCGTTGCCAGCGCCGTCCACCGCGATACGTGGATCGACCGAACCAGCCAGGTCGTCGCGTTGCTCGGCGTTTCGATGCCGAACTTCTGGGTGGGCTACCTGCTGATTCTCGTCTGTTCGCTCTGGTTAGGACTAACCCCCGTTTCCGGCGTTGGGACGCTCGGCCATCTCGTGCTCCCCGCGATCACCCTCGGCACCGGAACGGCGGCGGTCGTGACGCGGCTGGTCCGAGCCTCGATGCTCGAGGTGCTCGAAGCGGAATACGTCGATACCGCGCGGGCGAAAGGGCTCCGAGAGCGGCTCGTGGTGTACAAACACGCGCTTCGGAACGCGCTGATCCCCGTGGTGACGATCGTCGGCCTCCAGTTCGGCTTCGTCCTCAACGGGGCGGTAATCGTCGAAGTCGTCTTTCAGCGGCCGGGCCTCGGAACGCTCCTCGTCGATGCGGTCTTCGCTCGAGATTTCCCGGTTATCCAGGGAGTCGTTCTGGTGACCGCCACCGCGTTCGTCGCGACGAATCATCTCGTCGACCTCGCCTACCTCGCGCTCGATCCGCGCCTCGGGCCGACCTCGAGCGGAGGTGAACGCCGATGA
- a CDS encoding HD domain-containing protein, which produces MKVIKDSVHDHIQIDGIARDLIDTPPLQRLRRIKQLGTVSLVYPSANHTRFEHSLGVYHLACNALEQLGVDGQLGKRVQAAALLHDVGHGPFSHNLESLTYRRTGRYHDDVHDLLAEGDVGDALRDHDLDPAAVADLVAGDGRFGQLISGELDVDRMDYLVRDAHHTGVPYGTIDHGRLVRELSFVDGELVLAEGNVQTAESLLVARALMNPTVYSHSVARISKAMLRRAGERLLEQTETDAATLQRMDDHDLVAALRSNPETAEYSRRLDNRDLYKRAVWAEIDDVPGGIIEADHDSIREFEHEIAAEADVDSEAVILDVPDRPSMTESTSRVMVNGDVRSLGQQSPLVDALRGSQYSQWRLGVYSPADSSVRVGRAALDVLGLDIDGPLVSDVRDGLYTTLDQFVGDSSD; this is translated from the coding sequence ATGAAGGTGATCAAGGATAGCGTCCACGACCACATCCAGATCGACGGCATCGCCCGCGATCTGATCGATACGCCTCCGCTACAGCGGCTCCGTCGAATCAAACAGCTCGGAACGGTCTCGCTCGTCTATCCGTCGGCGAATCACACTCGGTTCGAACACAGCCTCGGCGTCTACCACCTGGCGTGTAACGCCCTCGAGCAACTCGGCGTCGACGGGCAACTGGGAAAACGCGTCCAGGCCGCCGCCCTGTTACACGACGTCGGACACGGGCCGTTCAGTCACAACCTCGAGTCGTTGACCTACCGCCGGACGGGCCGATACCACGACGACGTTCACGACCTGCTGGCCGAAGGCGACGTTGGAGACGCGCTACGGGACCACGACTTGGACCCGGCGGCGGTCGCCGACTTGGTCGCCGGCGACGGCCGGTTCGGGCAACTGATATCGGGCGAACTCGACGTCGATCGGATGGACTACCTCGTCCGGGACGCCCACCATACGGGCGTTCCGTACGGAACGATCGATCACGGACGCCTCGTGCGCGAACTCTCTTTCGTCGACGGCGAACTCGTCCTCGCCGAGGGGAACGTCCAGACGGCAGAAAGCCTGCTCGTCGCTCGTGCGCTCATGAACCCGACCGTCTACAGCCACAGCGTCGCCCGAATCAGCAAGGCGATGCTCAGACGTGCGGGCGAACGGCTTCTCGAGCAAACCGAAACCGACGCGGCGACGCTCCAGCGGATGGACGACCACGACCTGGTCGCAGCCCTGCGCTCGAACCCCGAGACGGCGGAGTACTCTCGCAGACTCGACAACCGCGATCTCTACAAACGCGCCGTCTGGGCGGAGATAGACGACGTTCCCGGCGGGATCATCGAAGCCGACCACGACTCCATCCGCGAGTTCGAACACGAAATCGCGGCCGAAGCGGATGTCGACTCCGAAGCGGTGATTCTGGACGTACCGGATCGACCGTCGATGACCGAATCCACGTCTCGAGTGATGGTAAACGGCGACGTTCGATCGCTGGGCCAGCAGTCGCCGCTGGTCGATGCACTGCGCGGGTCCCAGTACTCACAGTGGCGACTCGGGGTCTACTCGCCCGCTGACTCGAGTGTCAGGGTCGGGAGGGCGGCGCTCGACGTGCTCGGTCTCGACATCGACGGCCCGCTCGTTAGCGACGTTCGCGACGGCCTGTACACGACCTTAGATCAGTTCGTCGGCGACTCGAGCGACTGA
- a CDS encoding amidohydrolase family protein, whose product MERTGTILRGREFEPVEGRIVVGSDGRIDRIEEERVESDDIIIPAFVNAHTHIGDSIAKEAGGGLSLEELVAPPDGLKHRLLREASRNELVSAMSQSLQYMERAGTAACLDFREGDVEGVEMFREAAAGKDIEAFALARGSVEAMEAGDGFGASGANDDVFDRERRATRNAGKPFGIHAGEVDESDINPALDLDPDFLVHVVHPRPLHLERIEDSEVPIAICPRSNLVTGVGLPPVSDLLERTTVALGTDNVMLNSPSMFREMAMLAKLTDVPAAEILRMATVNGAEIADLEYGVLEPGKKGKLVVFDGDSRNLGGARDPVRAVVRRASVDDIREVIFSN is encoded by the coding sequence ATGGAACGCACGGGCACGATTCTTCGGGGGAGGGAGTTCGAACCCGTCGAAGGACGAATCGTCGTCGGTAGCGACGGTCGAATCGATCGAATCGAAGAAGAACGCGTCGAGAGCGACGATATCATTATCCCCGCGTTCGTCAACGCGCACACTCACATCGGCGACTCGATCGCCAAGGAGGCCGGCGGCGGGCTCTCGCTCGAGGAACTGGTCGCGCCACCAGACGGGCTGAAACACCGGTTGCTGCGCGAGGCATCGCGAAACGAACTCGTCTCGGCGATGAGCCAGTCGCTACAGTACATGGAACGGGCGGGCACGGCCGCCTGTCTCGACTTTCGCGAGGGTGACGTCGAGGGCGTCGAGATGTTTCGCGAGGCCGCCGCCGGAAAAGATATCGAGGCGTTCGCGCTGGCTCGCGGCTCGGTCGAGGCGATGGAAGCGGGCGACGGATTCGGGGCCAGCGGCGCGAACGACGACGTTTTCGACCGCGAACGCAGGGCGACGCGAAACGCGGGCAAGCCGTTCGGGATCCACGCCGGCGAGGTCGACGAGAGCGACATCAACCCGGCGCTCGACCTCGATCCGGACTTTCTCGTCCACGTCGTCCATCCGCGACCACTTCACCTAGAGCGGATCGAAGACAGCGAGGTGCCGATCGCCATCTGTCCGCGCTCGAACCTCGTCACGGGTGTCGGCTTACCGCCCGTCTCGGACCTCCTCGAGCGAACGACGGTCGCGCTCGGGACCGACAACGTGATGCTCAACTCGCCGTCGATGTTCCGCGAGATGGCGATGCTCGCGAAGCTCACCGACGTTCCGGCCGCGGAAATCCTCCGAATGGCAACGGTCAACGGCGCGGAGATCGCCGATCTCGAGTACGGCGTGCTCGAGCCCGGCAAGAAGGGGAAACTCGTCGTCTTCGACGGCGACTCGAGAAACCTCGGTGGAGCAAGAGACCCGGTCCGCGCGGTCGTTCGTCGCGCGAGCGTCGACGACATCCGCGAGGTCATCTTTTCGAACTGA
- a CDS encoding 4-phosphopantoate--beta-alanine ligase has translation MSDHETVPAEVDREEEIPEDHPRYQDLLTRHRIEAGVEKGITHLQGMHAEGRGSAFDYLLGEETIPSAAAAERAAAAQLLLAEHPVLSINGNVAALVPGEMVDLAAAVDADLEVNLFNRTPERIDAIAEHLVEHGAEDVKGIEADARIPNLDHKRAKVDSDGIYTADVVVVPLEDGDRAEALEAMGKTEIVIDLNPLSRSPQVAEIPIVDNIIRAVPNMTEQALDLEDETESTLRRIVEDFDREQALAAAEERIRSGQL, from the coding sequence GTGAGCGATCACGAGACCGTCCCCGCCGAGGTCGACCGCGAGGAGGAGATTCCCGAGGATCACCCGAGATATCAGGACCTGCTCACGCGCCATCGGATCGAAGCTGGCGTAGAGAAGGGGATCACGCACCTGCAGGGAATGCACGCCGAAGGCCGCGGGAGCGCCTTCGATTACCTCCTCGGCGAGGAGACGATTCCGAGCGCCGCGGCCGCAGAACGTGCGGCAGCCGCACAACTACTGCTCGCCGAGCACCCGGTACTCTCGATCAACGGGAACGTCGCCGCGCTCGTCCCCGGAGAAATGGTCGATCTCGCCGCCGCCGTCGACGCCGACCTCGAGGTCAACCTGTTCAATCGCACGCCCGAGCGGATCGACGCCATCGCCGAACACCTCGTTGAGCACGGGGCCGAGGACGTAAAGGGGATCGAGGCGGACGCCCGCATTCCGAACTTGGACCACAAGCGCGCGAAGGTCGACTCGGACGGCATTTACACGGCAGACGTCGTCGTGGTTCCCTTAGAGGACGGCGACCGAGCCGAAGCGCTCGAGGCCATGGGCAAGACCGAAATCGTCATCGACCTCAACCCGCTCTCGCGGTCACCGCAGGTCGCCGAGATTCCGATCGTCGACAACATCATTCGCGCCGTCCCGAACATGACCGAGCAGGCCCTGGATCTCGAGGACGAGACGGAGTCGACCCTGCGGCGGATCGTCGAGGACTTCGACCGAGAGCAAGCGCTCGCAGCGGCCGAAGAACGGATTCGGTCCGGCCAGCTCTGA
- a CDS encoding pantoate kinase, producing the protein MREEATAFVPGHITGFFSAHPNEDPTSAGSRGAGLTLSDGVEVTVSPAEESVTVLDGREIDVEPVTGVLESLEASARVEARSEIPLGSGFGVSGAMALGTALAANQVFDRTRSRNELVTVAHVAEVRAGTGLGDVVAQARGGVPIRLEPGAPASNELDGIPARARVEYVSFGQLSTAEVLSGDTELLSAAGERALARVVDEPTLETFVEASSGFAREAELLTPAVRDALEDVADVGGQASMAMLGDTVFALGTGLSDAGYEPDACETYPAGAVLR; encoded by the coding sequence ATGCGCGAGGAGGCGACGGCGTTCGTACCAGGGCATATTACGGGATTTTTTAGCGCACATCCGAACGAGGACCCGACCAGCGCCGGCTCTCGAGGAGCGGGGCTCACCCTGTCCGACGGCGTCGAGGTGACGGTTTCTCCGGCCGAGGAGTCCGTCACCGTCCTCGACGGACGAGAAATCGACGTCGAACCCGTGACCGGCGTCCTCGAGTCCCTCGAGGCGTCCGCCCGCGTCGAGGCTCGATCGGAGATTCCCCTCGGGTCCGGATTCGGCGTCTCGGGGGCGATGGCGCTCGGGACCGCACTGGCGGCAAATCAGGTCTTCGATCGGACGCGCTCGAGAAACGAACTGGTGACGGTCGCCCACGTTGCCGAAGTGCGGGCCGGAACCGGGCTGGGCGACGTCGTCGCACAGGCCCGCGGCGGCGTTCCGATTCGCCTCGAGCCGGGCGCGCCGGCGTCGAACGAACTGGACGGCATTCCGGCACGAGCGCGCGTCGAGTACGTCTCGTTCGGGCAGCTTTCGACGGCCGAGGTGTTGTCGGGAGATACGGAGCTGCTATCGGCTGCAGGCGAGCGAGCACTCGCGCGCGTCGTCGACGAACCGACCCTCGAGACGTTCGTCGAGGCCTCGAGCGGCTTCGCTCGCGAGGCGGAGTTGCTCACGCCGGCCGTTCGCGACGCGCTCGAGGACGTGGCCGACGTCGGCGGGCAAGCGTCGATGGCGATGCTGGGGGACACGGTGTTCGCGCTCGGAACCGGGCTCTCGGATGCGGGCTACGAACCCGACGCATGCGAGACGTATCCGGCGGGCGCAGTCCTCAGATAA
- a CDS encoding helix-turn-helix domain-containing protein: MKRVTYVVTPQRAYFDPTQRRFRENGVTLESIHEVDILTDGTITVFLEVTGEVSAIRRSFDEDLPRLVHCEINRTHRTAMVQLRYRPTEFNRAILEPHRNHAVFIQYPMVFVDPMRSSLKVTVAGPSEDVQQLVAETRDLTDLTVETVSEYDHTASQQLYELTARQREVLSTAYECGYYEVPREATYEDIALKLDCSASSVGQTLRRIESRLVTVTVANRPGRQSETQNA, from the coding sequence ATGAAACGAGTGACGTATGTTGTCACCCCACAGAGGGCGTACTTCGACCCGACGCAACGTCGGTTTCGGGAGAACGGGGTGACACTCGAGTCGATCCACGAGGTAGATATTTTGACGGACGGGACGATAACAGTGTTTCTCGAGGTGACGGGCGAGGTGTCGGCGATTCGGCGATCCTTCGACGAGGACCTGCCCCGGTTGGTACACTGTGAAATCAATCGCACCCATCGGACGGCGATGGTACAACTTCGCTATCGCCCAACCGAGTTCAATCGCGCGATTCTCGAACCTCATCGGAATCATGCGGTATTTATACAATATCCGATGGTGTTTGTCGATCCGATGCGATCGTCCCTGAAGGTGACGGTCGCGGGGCCGTCCGAGGATGTCCAGCAACTCGTCGCCGAGACCCGTGACCTCACCGATCTCACCGTCGAGACGGTTTCAGAATACGATCACACCGCCAGCCAGCAGTTGTACGAACTCACCGCCCGACAGCGCGAGGTCTTGTCCACGGCCTACGAATGCGGGTACTACGAAGTCCCTCGAGAGGCAACCTACGAGGATATTGCACTGAAACTGGATTGTTCCGCGAGTTCAGTCGGGCAGACGCTTCGACGGATCGAGTCCAGACTCGTCACCGTGACCGTCGCGAACCGGCCGGGGAGGCAATCGGAAACACAGAACGCGTGA